From a single Pseudobutyrivibrio xylanivorans genomic region:
- a CDS encoding carbohydrate kinase family protein, with amino-acid sequence MVEKTIDVVALGELLIDMTNNGVSATGNTLFEANPGGAPCNVLAMLKKFNHSVGFIGKVGDDIFGNKLKATIEEVGINTEGLVVDKEARTTLAFVETFPDGDRDFSFYRNPGADMMLTKNEVKVDLIKQAKVFHFGTLSMTHSAVREATLFALEEAKKAGCLITFDPNLREPLWNSLDEAKEQILAGMEYCDYLKISDNEIQWLTGEEDYNAGVHKLRESYNIPLITVSMGKEGSRAFYYGADGNGDEIIVDVKPFLSDKTIETTGAGDTFCGTVIHYILETGLANFDEAKLTEMLTFANGAASLITRVKGALKVMPEISAVKELIGK; translated from the coding sequence ATCGTGGAAAAAACAATTGATGTTGTTGCATTAGGTGAACTTTTAATTGATATGACAAATAATGGAGTGTCTGCGACAGGCAACACATTATTTGAGGCAAATCCAGGAGGAGCACCTTGTAATGTATTGGCAATGCTGAAGAAATTCAATCATTCAGTAGGCTTTATTGGAAAGGTCGGAGATGACATTTTCGGTAACAAGCTTAAGGCTACAATTGAAGAGGTTGGAATTAACACAGAGGGCTTAGTTGTTGATAAAGAGGCTAGAACAACATTAGCTTTTGTTGAGACCTTCCCAGATGGTGATAGAGATTTTTCTTTCTATCGCAACCCAGGTGCCGATATGATGCTCACAAAGAACGAGGTAAAGGTTGACCTGATTAAACAGGCAAAGGTTTTTCACTTTGGAACTCTTTCAATGACTCACTCAGCAGTCAGAGAGGCTACACTTTTTGCCCTTGAGGAGGCAAAGAAGGCTGGTTGTCTTATCACCTTTGATCCAAATCTTCGAGAGCCACTTTGGAACAGTTTGGATGAGGCAAAGGAGCAGATTCTTGCAGGAATGGAATATTGTGATTACCTGAAGATTTCTGATAATGAAATCCAGTGGCTTACAGGCGAAGAGGATTACAACGCTGGCGTACACAAGCTTCGTGAAAGCTACAATATTCCTCTTATCACTGTTTCTATGGGCAAGGAAGGCAGCCGTGCATTCTACTATGGAGCAGATGGAAATGGTGATGAAATAATCGTAGATGTTAAGCCATTCCTTTCTGACAAGACCATCGAGACAACAGGTGCTGGAGATACATTCTGTGGAACAGTAATTCACTATATCCTTGAGACAGGACTTGCAAACTTTGATGAGGCAAAGCTTACAGAAATGCTTACATTTGCAAATGGTGCTGCTTCACTTATTACAAGAGTAAAGGGCGCTCTCAAGGTTATGCCTGAGATTTCTGCTGTAAAAGAATTGATTGGTAAATAG
- a CDS encoding Cof-type HAD-IIB family hydrolase, with the protein MSYQIVFSDIDGTLLNSNHRMLDGTLEAVKSLQKRDIPFFIVTARGPSGVYPLFRRYNFICPIVCFSGALILDEHGNVIYSKGVSKDTTAKIIDYVEASGFDCTWNVYSMDSWIVNNRTDPRIINEENIVEVQSTVGTVDDLPDGAEIGKILCMCNPDKTDEIEAGLRKRFPSLSIVRSSDILVEVMEKGVTKGQSVKIICDKLGINPDDAIAFGDHYNDIEMLKAVGMPFLMDNAPMELKAQFPAENITDGFDDEGIYNALKKIGMI; encoded by the coding sequence ATGAGTTACCAGATTGTATTTAGCGATATTGATGGTACACTTTTAAACAGTAACCATCGAATGCTTGATGGAACCTTAGAGGCTGTTAAAAGCTTGCAAAAAAGGGATATCCCCTTTTTTATAGTGACAGCCAGAGGACCATCGGGAGTATATCCTCTTTTTAGAAGATACAATTTTATTTGTCCTATTGTATGTTTCAGTGGAGCATTGATTTTAGATGAGCATGGCAATGTGATTTATTCCAAGGGCGTCAGCAAAGACACCACAGCAAAAATCATTGATTATGTTGAAGCATCTGGATTTGACTGCACCTGGAATGTATATTCCATGGATAGCTGGATAGTAAACAATAGGACAGACCCAAGGATTATAAATGAGGAAAATATTGTAGAGGTTCAATCTACAGTGGGTACAGTTGATGACCTTCCTGACGGGGCAGAGATAGGAAAGATACTGTGCATGTGCAATCCTGATAAAACTGATGAGATAGAAGCTGGCCTTAGAAAAAGATTTCCATCTTTATCTATAGTCAGGTCATCAGATATCCTTGTGGAGGTTATGGAGAAGGGGGTTACGAAAGGGCAAAGTGTTAAAATCATCTGTGATAAACTGGGGATAAATCCAGATGATGCAATTGCCTTTGGAGACCATTATAATGATATTGAGATGTTAAAGGCAGTAGGGATGCCTTTTCTAATGGACAACGCACCTATGGAACTGAAAGCACAGTTTCCTGCAGAGAACATCACAGATGGCTTCGATGACGAAGGCATCTACAACGCCTTAAAAAAGATAGGGATGATTTAA
- the gdhA gene encoding NADP-specific glutamate dehydrogenase, with product MKFQSSYLQRVYDGLESRNAEQKEFLQAVSEVLESLEPVVAANPKLEELGVIERIVEPERIIQFRVSWVDDQGKVQVNRGYRVQFNSAIGPYKGGLRLHPSVNLSVIKFLGFEQIFKNSLTTLPIGGGKGGSDFDPKGKSDMEIMRFCQSFMTELAKHIGADTDVPAGDIGVGAREIGFMYGQYKRLRNEFTGVLTGKGLSYGGSLARTQATGYGVCYFTQEMLKSAKNTSFEGKTVAVSGAGNVAIYAIEKAYQLGAKPVTCSDSTGWVYDPEGIDLELLKDLKEVKRARLSEYVKTRTNAEYHEKKNGEHGVWQYKVDIALPCATQNELDENDAKMLIDNGVIAVAEGANMPSTPEAVAAFQKAGVLFGPAKAANAGGVATSALEMSQNSERLHWSFEEVDSKLKGIMEGIFHACDDASKKYGMEGNYVAGANIAGFEKVADAMIAQGIAY from the coding sequence ATGAAATTTCAGAGTAGTTATTTACAGCGTGTTTATGACGGTCTTGAGTCAAGAAACGCAGAGCAGAAGGAATTCCTTCAGGCAGTTAGCGAGGTTTTAGAGTCATTAGAGCCTGTTGTTGCTGCAAACCCAAAGCTTGAAGAGCTTGGAGTTATCGAGAGAATCGTTGAGCCAGAGCGTATCATCCAGTTCAGAGTTTCTTGGGTTGATGACCAGGGTAAGGTTCAGGTAAATCGCGGTTATAGAGTACAGTTCAATTCAGCAATTGGACCATATAAGGGAGGTCTCAGACTTCATCCTTCAGTAAATCTTTCAGTTATCAAGTTCTTAGGCTTCGAGCAGATTTTCAAGAACTCACTTACAACACTTCCAATCGGTGGTGGTAAGGGTGGTTCTGACTTCGATCCTAAGGGCAAGTCAGATATGGAAATCATGCGTTTCTGCCAGTCATTTATGACAGAGCTTGCTAAGCACATCGGTGCTGACACAGACGTTCCAGCTGGTGATATCGGTGTTGGTGCACGTGAGATTGGTTTCATGTATGGTCAGTACAAGAGACTTCGCAATGAGTTCACAGGCGTTCTCACAGGTAAGGGACTTTCTTACGGTGGATCACTTGCTCGTACTCAGGCTACAGGCTACGGTGTTTGCTACTTCACACAGGAGATGCTTAAGTCTGCAAAGAACACTTCATTTGAGGGCAAGACAGTAGCTGTTTCAGGTGCTGGTAACGTTGCTATCTATGCTATCGAGAAGGCATATCAGCTTGGTGCAAAGCCAGTTACATGCTCTGATTCTACTGGTTGGGTTTACGATCCAGAGGGAATCGATCTTGAGCTTCTTAAGGACCTCAAGGAGGTTAAGAGAGCACGTCTTTCTGAGTACGTTAAGACTCGCACAAATGCTGAGTACCACGAGAAGAAGAACGGCGAGCACGGCGTATGGCAGTACAAGGTAGACATCGCTCTTCCATGTGCTACACAGAACGAGCTTGATGAGAACGATGCTAAGATGCTTATCGACAACGGCGTTATCGCAGTAGCTGAGGGCGCTAATATGCCTTCAACTCCAGAGGCTGTTGCTGCATTCCAGAAGGCTGGCGTTCTCTTTGGACCAGCTAAGGCTGCAAATGCTGGTGGTGTTGCTACATCAGCTCTTGAGATGTCACAGAACTCTGAGAGACTCCACTGGTCATTCGAAGAAGTTGATTCTAAGCTTAAGGGCATCATGGAAGGTATCTTCCACGCATGTGATGATGCTTCTAAGAAGTATGGCATGGAAGGCAACTATGTTGCAGGTGCTAACATCGCAGGTTTCGAGAAGGTTGCAGACGCAATGATAGCACAGGGTATTGCTTACTAA
- a CDS encoding sugar-binding protein, translated as MKKRTLLSMAMVATMALATLTGCGGSREGAASTDTAADTTAQTEEAAATDDSATVAEFPGFEEGATIGVSLPWLGTQNWKEAEEMFTAQLEEAGYKPIVQAADQKVTQQQQQIESMIENGAKVIVVGPVDGSQLGSVLEQAKEAGVYVIGYDRLLENTTGVDGVVQFGSVKTGELQAQALLQGLEELKGEAPYNIELFGGGPADPNAPNFFKGAMSVLQPKIDDGTLVVVSGQTDFTQCATVDWDNAKAQSRMDSLISGFYSDKEIDGVLSPNDGIARAIITSCENAGQDIPVVSGLDAENESVEWVWSGRQYSTVAKPTQDLVAKTIEIIDSLQAGNGMPSTDVTADNGVIDVNIYELPPVVVTKDNAKEVFANDPSRLELLK; from the coding sequence ATGAAAAAAAGAACACTTTTGTCAATGGCGATGGTAGCAACAATGGCGCTTGCTACATTAACAGGATGTGGTGGAAGCAGAGAGGGGGCAGCTTCTACAGACACAGCAGCAGACACAACTGCTCAGACAGAGGAAGCAGCTGCTACAGATGACAGCGCGACAGTAGCAGAATTCCCAGGATTTGAAGAGGGAGCAACAATTGGTGTATCTCTTCCATGGCTTGGAACTCAGAACTGGAAAGAGGCAGAGGAGATGTTCACAGCACAGCTTGAGGAAGCTGGCTACAAGCCAATCGTTCAGGCTGCTGACCAGAAGGTTACACAGCAGCAACAGCAGATCGAGTCAATGATTGAGAACGGTGCAAAGGTTATCGTTGTTGGACCTGTTGATGGTTCACAGCTTGGTTCAGTTCTTGAGCAGGCTAAGGAAGCTGGCGTATATGTAATCGGTTATGACCGACTTCTTGAGAACACAACAGGTGTTGACGGTGTAGTTCAGTTTGGTTCTGTAAAGACTGGTGAGCTTCAGGCACAGGCACTTCTTCAGGGACTTGAGGAATTAAAGGGTGAGGCTCCATACAACATCGAGCTTTTCGGTGGTGGCCCTGCTGATCCTAACGCTCCTAACTTCTTCAAGGGCGCTATGTCAGTGTTGCAGCCAAAGATTGATGATGGTACATTAGTAGTAGTATCAGGTCAGACAGACTTTACTCAGTGCGCAACTGTTGATTGGGACAATGCAAAGGCTCAGTCGAGAATGGATTCACTTATTTCTGGTTTCTACTCAGACAAGGAAATCGATGGTGTTCTTTCACCTAACGATGGTATCGCTCGAGCAATCATCACATCTTGCGAGAACGCAGGTCAGGATATCCCTGTAGTTTCTGGTCTTGATGCTGAGAACGAGTCAGTTGAGTGGGTATGGTCAGGCCGTCAGTATTCTACAGTAGCAAAGCCAACTCAGGATCTTGTAGCTAAGACAATCGAGATTATCGATTCACTTCAGGCTGGTAATGGAATGCCTTCAACAGATGTAACAGCAGATAATGGTGTTATCGATGTTAATATCTATGAGCTTCCACCAGTAGTTGTTACAAAGGACAATGCAAAGGAAGTATTTGCAAATGATCCATCAAGATTAGAGCTTTTAAAGTAA
- a CDS encoding sugar ABC transporter permease produces MKYVKQVLGGDLRQYTMVLALALLILIFNVISGGRMLTSSNFQNLLSGNAYVLVLALGMLMVIVIGQIDLSVGSVAGFAGMVMALVAKNYNVPWWVAVLIALAIGLLAGAWHGFFLSQLGIPGFITTLGGMMIFRGGVIWISHSISVPAPEELKWFGAGYLPEWGPSFTGMNNSTLLLGIIGIVAFAVAQLRKYNSTKNNAVEVTPFWAVIVRIVLMTIIIGYFTYLFGSGRVGTSFPVPGLILLLLTIVYHIITQRTKFGRHVYAVGGNKAAAALSGVNVKKTYFLTMMNMSFLAAVAGILFVGRSTAAGPADGTSWEMDAIASVFIGGAAVSGGVGTILATIVGGLVMAVLNNGLMLMGVGADKTQVIKGFVLLAAVAFDVYNKKSGKNSIIGRLFPSKEAK; encoded by the coding sequence ATGAAATATGTGAAACAGGTATTGGGCGGAGACCTTCGTCAATACACAATGGTTCTTGCTTTAGCTTTATTGATACTAATTTTTAATGTGATTTCTGGAGGAAGAATGCTTACATCATCAAACTTCCAGAATCTATTATCAGGAAATGCATACGTCCTCGTGCTTGCACTTGGAATGCTTATGGTAATCGTAATCGGACAAATTGACTTGTCTGTCGGATCGGTGGCAGGTTTCGCCGGAATGGTAATGGCGCTGGTAGCTAAAAACTACAATGTGCCTTGGTGGGTAGCAGTTCTCATTGCACTTGCAATCGGTCTTCTTGCTGGTGCATGGCACGGCTTTTTCCTTTCACAGCTAGGAATTCCTGGATTCATTACAACACTTGGTGGAATGATGATTTTCCGTGGTGGCGTTATTTGGATTTCACATTCAATTTCAGTTCCAGCTCCAGAAGAATTGAAGTGGTTTGGTGCAGGCTACTTACCTGAATGGGGTCCTTCATTTACAGGAATGAATAACTCGACACTTTTACTTGGTATTATTGGAATTGTAGCTTTTGCAGTTGCACAGCTTCGCAAATACAACAGCACAAAGAACAATGCAGTTGAGGTAACTCCTTTCTGGGCAGTGATTGTAAGAATTGTTCTTATGACAATTATTATTGGATATTTTACATATCTTTTTGGTTCAGGAAGAGTGGGAACATCTTTCCCAGTACCAGGTTTGATTCTTTTACTTTTAACAATTGTTTACCACATCATTACACAGCGCACCAAGTTTGGTCGTCACGTATATGCTGTTGGTGGTAACAAGGCCGCAGCAGCTTTATCTGGTGTAAATGTTAAGAAAACATATTTCCTTACAATGATGAACATGTCTTTCCTTGCAGCTGTTGCAGGTATCCTTTTCGTAGGACGTTCAACAGCAGCAGGTCCTGCTGATGGTACATCATGGGAGATGGATGCAATCGCATCTGTATTCATCGGTGGTGCTGCTGTATCAGGTGGTGTTGGAACAATTCTTGCAACAATCGTCGGTGGTCTCGTAATGGCAGTGCTCAACAACGGACTTATGCTCATGGGTGTTGGTGCTGATAAGACACAGGTTATAAAGGGCTTCGTACTTCTTGCAGCTGTAGCATTTGATGTTTACAACAAGAAGAGTGGAAAGAACTCAATCATCGGACGTCTCTTCCCAAGCAAGGAAGCAAAATAA
- a CDS encoding ROK family transcriptional regulator produces MKKIKEVAGNNTSDLVEMNRSAIVRILQQMDVCSRADIAKITGLTQASITKIVAVLIDMGIVTEVGFVKGEGNRRSIGLRLNAEKNLVIGVKFSRHVFSIGVFDIRGKVYTQQETEFGLDEFASDVVVEMKKQIHDLLKKYKNVVAIGFAVPGPYLRKEGRIALVTKMPSWQNVNFVEEFENEFDKPVFIEQDANAGALAEWWFGNHGRPINSLAYFLAGEGVGSGIVDHDRLILGNLGIASEIGHISIDVKGPACECGNKGCLELYCSANALLKKAEEILPELFEEEYENRWEACNRVFLAAKEGNEKALELTEEIAEYLGYGCVTLINAYDPEIIVIGDSISQGGDLLLPTINKIVKERVIPEISGKVQIKISKLTVDPTLYGAAAIATDKVLRKPSEYLVSK; encoded by the coding sequence ATGAAAAAAATAAAAGAGGTTGCTGGAAACAACACTAGCGATCTTGTGGAGATGAATCGTTCCGCTATCGTTAGAATTCTCCAGCAGATGGATGTTTGCTCCAGAGCAGACATTGCAAAGATTACAGGCCTGACACAGGCCTCAATTACAAAAATCGTGGCAGTTCTGATAGATATGGGAATTGTTACAGAGGTTGGATTTGTAAAGGGCGAAGGAAATCGACGCTCAATCGGTCTGAGACTTAATGCTGAGAAAAACCTTGTAATCGGTGTGAAGTTTTCAAGACACGTATTTTCCATAGGAGTTTTTGATATCCGTGGAAAGGTCTACACACAGCAGGAGACAGAATTCGGTTTGGATGAGTTCGCATCAGATGTTGTAGTAGAAATGAAAAAGCAGATTCATGATCTGCTTAAGAAATACAAAAATGTAGTTGCGATAGGCTTTGCAGTTCCGGGTCCTTATCTTCGAAAGGAAGGAAGAATTGCACTTGTAACCAAGATGCCTAGCTGGCAGAATGTCAATTTTGTAGAGGAGTTTGAAAATGAATTTGACAAGCCAGTATTTATTGAGCAGGATGCCAACGCAGGAGCCTTAGCAGAGTGGTGGTTTGGAAATCATGGTAGACCAATTAATTCCCTAGCATACTTTTTAGCAGGTGAAGGCGTTGGCTCAGGAATAGTCGACCACGACAGATTGATTCTTGGAAACTTGGGAATCGCCAGTGAGATTGGTCACATCAGTATTGATGTAAAGGGGCCAGCTTGCGAATGTGGGAACAAAGGTTGTTTGGAGCTTTACTGTTCTGCAAACGCATTATTAAAAAAGGCTGAAGAGATTCTTCCAGAATTGTTTGAGGAAGAATATGAAAATAGATGGGAGGCTTGCAACAGAGTTTTCCTTGCAGCAAAGGAGGGCAATGAAAAAGCCCTGGAGCTGACAGAAGAAATTGCTGAATATTTGGGATACGGATGTGTGACACTTATCAATGCATACGACCCAGAAATAATTGTTATTGGGGACAGCATTTCGCAGGGAGGAGATCTTCTTCTTCCAACGATCAATAAAATAGTCAAAGAGAGAGTGATACCTGAAATCAGCGGTAAGGTTCAAATCAAAATCTCAAAGCTGACTGTTGATCCAACGCTTTACGGTGCAGCGGCCATTGCCACCGACAAAGTACTTAGGAAACCAAGCGAGTATCTAGTTTCAAAGTAG
- the mmsA gene encoding multiple monosaccharide ABC transporter ATP-binding protein encodes MEHNSYILQMQGITKEFPGVKALDDVTLEVRQGSIHAICGENGAGKSTLMKVLSGVYPHGTYDGKIIYMGKEMKFKNIKESENAGIAIIHQELTMIPELSITENIFMGNEIAKRGLIDWPEERRRTSEILKKVGLTINPDTLIKHLGVGQQQLVEIAKALSKNVKLLILDEPTSALNEADSANLLELMKGLRDKGITCIMISHKLNEIADVSDAVTVIRDGHTVESYDVEGGKVDEDQIIKSMVGRSIENRYPEHEPKIGEVIFEVENWCVEDPEVEGRMVCKNSKFNVRAGEIVGFAGLMGAGRTELMRSLFGKNYGIYKSGTVKIKGREVKLNSVEQAIKNGLAYVPEDRKNLGLNLLDSIRKTVVSADLDKITKNGLLSPDMELSAAEEYRKSLKIKTAGVDVGVTTLSGGNQQKVVLSKWMFTEPDVLILDEPTRGIDVGAKYEIYKLIHQLADQGKAVILVSSELPELLGMADRIYTIFEGTITGELLASEANQESLMKKMTITSNS; translated from the coding sequence ATGGAACACAATTCTTACATCCTTCAGATGCAGGGGATTACAAAGGAATTTCCTGGAGTAAAGGCACTTGATGATGTTACTCTTGAAGTTCGACAGGGTTCCATTCACGCAATTTGCGGCGAGAATGGTGCAGGTAAATCCACGCTGATGAAGGTTCTATCTGGTGTTTATCCTCATGGCACGTATGATGGCAAAATCATCTATATGGGCAAGGAGATGAAATTCAAAAACATCAAGGAATCAGAGAATGCTGGAATCGCAATTATCCATCAGGAGCTGACGATGATTCCCGAGCTTTCAATCACAGAAAACATTTTCATGGGAAATGAGATTGCGAAGCGAGGACTCATCGACTGGCCTGAGGAAAGACGCAGAACCAGTGAGATTCTAAAAAAGGTAGGTCTTACCATCAATCCTGATACATTAATCAAACATTTAGGAGTGGGACAACAGCAGCTTGTAGAAATTGCGAAGGCTTTATCAAAGAATGTTAAGCTTTTGATTTTGGATGAGCCTACATCGGCACTTAATGAAGCTGATTCGGCTAACCTTCTTGAATTGATGAAGGGGCTTAGAGATAAGGGCATAACCTGTATCATGATTTCTCACAAGCTTAATGAGATTGCAGATGTTTCGGATGCGGTTACAGTTATTCGAGATGGTCACACAGTCGAAAGCTATGATGTTGAAGGCGGAAAGGTTGATGAGGACCAAATCATTAAGTCAATGGTTGGTCGTTCTATCGAGAACCGATACCCAGAGCACGAGCCAAAGATTGGCGAGGTTATCTTCGAGGTTGAAAACTGGTGTGTTGAGGATCCTGAGGTTGAAGGTCGAATGGTTTGCAAGAATTCTAAGTTCAACGTTAGGGCTGGAGAGATTGTAGGTTTTGCTGGACTGATGGGTGCTGGACGAACAGAGCTTATGCGTTCACTCTTTGGAAAAAACTATGGAATTTACAAGAGTGGAACTGTAAAGATTAAAGGCCGTGAAGTAAAGCTGAATTCAGTGGAGCAGGCAATCAAAAATGGTTTGGCTTACGTTCCAGAGGATAGAAAGAATCTTGGACTAAATCTTTTGGATTCAATTAGGAAAACAGTAGTTTCTGCTGACCTTGACAAGATTACTAAGAATGGTCTTTTAAGTCCTGATATGGAGCTTTCGGCAGCTGAGGAATACAGAAAATCCTTAAAGATAAAAACAGCAGGTGTAGATGTTGGAGTAACAACGCTTTCAGGTGGAAATCAGCAGAAGGTTGTTCTTTCAAAATGGATGTTCACCGAGCCTGATGTTTTGATTTTGGACGAGCCAACCAGAGGTATTGATGTTGGTGCCAAGTACGAGATCTACAAGCTGATTCATCAGTTGGCTGACCAGGGGAAGGCAGTTATTCTGGTATCTTCTGAATTACCGGAGCTGCTTGGTATGGCTGATAGAATTTATACAATTTTTGAGGGCACAATTACAGGTGAGCTTCTTGCCAGTGAGGCAAATCAGGAAAGCCTGATGAAGAAGATGACAATCACTTCGAATTCTTAA
- a CDS encoding AGE family epimerase/isomerase, with protein sequence MKKYILNTSENIQFLKECCGTLLSFGHKFPAPGGGSYYLGDDGTPWKDRPRETWITSRMLHVYSIGCMLGHDGSEALADAALKGLTGELHDMENGGWYAGLASDGKPLPTKQCYAHAFVILAASSAVLANRPDATELLEEAIRIYDKYFWDEELGLSVDTWNTEFTELDDYRGINANMHTVEAFLAAADVLKDEKYRVRAGRITDRVIGWAKDNEYRIPEHFTKDWQPNLECNKEKPDDPFKPYGATPGHGIEWARLIVQWATSSKSLSEEERRGYIDVAENLYNRAIEDGWNADGAPGICYTTGWDGKPIVHDRMHWTLAEAINSSAVLYRVTGKEKYAKDYEAFMEYLDAYVIDHVNGSWFHQLDYNNKLLTTVWPGKSDLYHALQATLIPYNEKIGLSIAPALSKFLL encoded by the coding sequence ATGAAAAAATACATTCTAAACACAAGTGAAAACATCCAATTTCTAAAAGAGTGCTGCGGCACTCTTTTGTCATTTGGACACAAATTTCCAGCACCGGGAGGTGGTTCATACTATCTGGGTGATGATGGCACACCATGGAAAGACAGACCACGGGAAACTTGGATTACAAGCAGAATGCTTCATGTGTATTCTATTGGATGTATGCTTGGGCATGATGGAAGTGAGGCACTTGCTGATGCAGCACTAAAGGGGCTGACTGGTGAGTTGCATGACATGGAAAATGGTGGATGGTATGCAGGTTTAGCTTCTGATGGAAAGCCTCTGCCTACAAAACAGTGCTATGCTCACGCTTTTGTAATACTGGCTGCAAGCTCTGCCGTTTTAGCAAATAGACCAGATGCGACGGAACTTCTTGAGGAGGCAATTCGTATATACGATAAATACTTTTGGGATGAAGAGCTTGGACTTTCTGTTGATACATGGAATACAGAGTTTACTGAACTAGATGATTATCGGGGTATCAATGCCAACATGCACACAGTAGAAGCATTTCTTGCGGCTGCTGATGTTTTAAAAGATGAAAAATATCGTGTTCGTGCAGGCAGAATTACTGATAGAGTAATTGGCTGGGCGAAGGACAATGAGTATAGAATTCCAGAACATTTTACAAAGGATTGGCAGCCAAATCTTGAATGTAATAAGGAAAAGCCTGATGACCCGTTTAAGCCTTACGGAGCTACACCAGGTCATGGTATTGAATGGGCGAGACTTATTGTTCAGTGGGCAACATCCTCAAAGTCTTTGTCGGAGGAGGAGAGAAGAGGATACATTGACGTTGCGGAGAATCTATACAACAGAGCAATAGAAGATGGTTGGAATGCTGACGGGGCACCAGGCATTTGCTATACCACAGGCTGGGATGGAAAGCCAATTGTTCATGACAGAATGCACTGGACTTTGGCGGAGGCAATCAACTCTTCGGCAGTTCTATATCGTGTTACTGGCAAGGAGAAATATGCAAAGGATTACGAAGCTTTCATGGAATATCTGGATGCTTATGTAATTGACCATGTGAATGGCTCCTGGTTCCATCAGTTGGACTACAATAATAAATTGCTTACCACTGTTTGGCCAGGTAAATCAGATCTTTATCACGCACTTCAGGCCACGCTGATTCCATACAATGAAAAAATAGGGTTATCGATTGCACCTGCATTAAGTAAATTTCTCCTATAA